In one window of Lampris incognitus isolate fLamInc1 chromosome 3, fLamInc1.hap2, whole genome shotgun sequence DNA:
- the LOC130108991 gene encoding core histone macro-H2A.2-like, with product MSGRGKTGGKARAKAKTRSSRAGLQFPVGRVHRLLRKGNYAERVGAGAPVYLAAVLEYLTAEILELAGNAARDNKKTRIIPRHLQLAVRNDEELNKLLGGVTIAQGGVLPNIQAVLLPKKTDKPAKNFVAPCINTAGWLDETIFQCLTERRETNMSGRGKTGGKARAKAKTRSSRAGLQFPVGRVHRLLRKGNYAERVGAGAPVYLAAVLEYLTAEILELAGNAARDNKKTRIIPRHLQLAVRNDEELNKLLGGVTIAQGGVLPNIQAVLLPKKTDKPAKK from the exons ATGAGCGGAAGAGGAAAGACCGGTGGAAAGGCGAGGGCAAAGGCCAAGACTCGTTCCTCCCGTGCCGGGCTCCAGTTCCCCGTGGGCCGTGTTCACAGACTCCTCCGCAAGGGCAACTATGCCGAGCGTGTCGGTGCCGGGGCCCCGGTCTATCTGGCGGCTGTGCTGGAGTATCTGACCGCTGAGATTCTGGAGCTGGCTGGAAACGCGGCCCGGGACAACAAGAAGACCCGCATCATCCCCCGTCACCTCCAGCTGGCCGTCCGCAACGACGAGGAGCTCAACAAGCTGCTGGGCGGAGTGACCATCGCTCAGGGCGGCGTGCTGCCCAACATCCAGGCTGTTCTCTTGCCCAAGAAGACCGACAAGCCCGCCAAGAA CTTTGTAGCGCCGTGTATAAATACCGCCGGCTGGCTGGATGAGACTATCTTTCAGTGTTTAACTGAACGAAGAGAAACAAACATGAGCGGAAGAGGAAAGACCGGCGGAAAGGCGAGAGCAAAGGCCAAGACCCGATCCTCCCGTGCCGGGCTCCAGTTCCCTGTGGGTCGTGTTCACAGACTCCTCCGCAAGGGCAACTATGCCGAGCGTGTAGGTGCCGGGGCCCCGGTCTATCTGGCGGCTGTGCTGGAGTATCTGACCGCTGAGATTCTGGAGCTGGCTGGAAACGCGGCCCGGGACAACAAGAAGACCCGCATCATCCCCCGTCACCTCCAGCTGGCCGTCCGCAACGACGAGGAGCTCAACAAGCTGCTGGGCGGAGTGACCATCGCTCAGGGCGGCGTGCTGCCCAACATCCAGGCTGTTCTCTTGCCCAAGAAGACCGACAAGCCCGCCAAGAAGTAG
- the LOC130110302 gene encoding histone H2B 1/2-like, with the protein MPEPAKSAPKKGSKKAVTKAAGKGGKKRRKTRKESYAIYVYKVLKQVHPDTGISSKAMGIMNSFVNDIFERIAGEASRLAHYNKRSTITSREIQTAVRLLLPGELAKHAVSEGTKAVTKYTSSK; encoded by the coding sequence ATGCCTGAACCCGCCAAGTCAGCGCCCAAAAAGGGCTCCAAGAAAGCCGTGACCAAGGCCGCCGGCAAAGGAGGGAAGAAGCGCAGAAAGACCAGGAAGGAGAGCTACGCAATCTACGTGTACAAGGTCCTGAAGCAGGTTCACCCCGATACCGGCATCTCCTCGAAGGCCATGGGCATCATGAACTCCTTCGTTAACGACATCTTTGAGCGCATCGCCGGTGAGGCTTCTCGTCTGGCGCATTACAACAAGCGCTCCACCATCACCTCGAGGGAGATCCAGACCGCCGTCCGCCTGCTGCTCCCCGGGGAGCTGGCCAAGCACGCCGTGTCTGAGGGCACCAAGGCCGTCACCAAGTACACCAGCTCCAAGTAA
- the LOC130110298 gene encoding histone H1-like, whose translation MAEVAPAPAAAAAAAPAKAAKKKAPRAKKSGPSVAELIVKAVSASKERSGVSLAALKKALVADGYDVEKNKARVKVAVKSLVTKGALVQVKGTGASGSFKINKKADEAKKPAKKAVKAKKVAPKKPAAKKAAVKKPAAAKKSPKKAKKPAAAKKPKSPKKAAKSPKKAAKKPATPKKAAAKKAAKPKTVKPKAAKPKKAVAKKK comes from the coding sequence ATGGCAGAAGTCGCTCCCGCTCcggcagccgccgccgccgccgctccggCGAAGGCGGCCAAGAAGAAAGCCCCCCGAGCCAAGAAGAGCGGCCCCAGCGTCGCGGAGCTCATCGTCAAGGCCGTGTCGGCCTCCAAGGAGAGGAGCGGCGTTTCTTTGGCAGCGCTGAAGAAGGCTCTGGTCGCCGACGGCTACGACGTGGAGAAGAACAAGGCCCGCGTCAAAGTGGCCGTCAAGAGCCTGGTAACCAAGGGCGCTCTGGTGCAGGTCAAAGGGACTGGCGCCTCCGGCTCTTTTAAAATCAACAAGAAAGCTGACGAGGCCAAGAAACCCGCCAAGAAAGCGGTAAAAGCAAAGAAGGTAGCGCCCAAGAAGCCCGCCGCCAAGAAGGCAGCGGTGAAGAAACCCGCAGCCGCCAAGAAATCCCCGAAGAAGGCAAAGAAACCTGCCGCGGCCAAGAAGCCCAAGAGCCCCAAGAAGGCCGCCAAAAGCCCCAAGAAGGCGGCCAAAAAGCCCGCTACTCCCAAGAAGGCCGCAGCTAAGAAGGCTGCTAAGCCCAAGACGGTCAAGCCGAAGGCGGCCAAGCCAAAGAAGGCAGTCGCCAAGAAGAAGTAG
- the LOC130110299 gene encoding histone H1-like has protein sequence MAEVAPAPAAAAAAPAKAAKKKAPRAKKSGPSVAELIVKAVSASKERSGVSLAALKKALVADGYDVEKNKARVKVAVKSLVTKGALVQVKGTGASGSFKINKKADEAKKPAKKAVKAKKVAPKKPAAKKAAVKKPAAAKKSPKKAKKPAAAKKPKSPKKAAKSPKKAAKKPATPKKAAAKKAAKPKTVKPKAAKPKKAAAKKK, from the coding sequence ATGGCAGAAGTCGCTCCCGCTCcggcagccgccgccgccgctccggCGAAGGCGGCCAAGAAGAAAGCCCCCCGAGCCAAGAAGAGCGGCCCCAGCGTCGCGGAGCTCATCGTCAAGGCCGTGTCGGCCTCCAAGGAGAGGAGCGGCGTTTCTTTGGCAGCGCTGAAGAAGGCTCTGGTCGCCGACGGCTACGACGTGGAGAAGAACAAGGCCCGCGTCAAAGTGGCCGTCAAGAGCCTGGTAACCAAGGGCGCTCTGGTGCAGGTCAAAGGGACTGGCGCCTCCGGCTCTTTTAAAATCAACAAGAAAGCTGACGAGGCCAAGAAACCCGCCAAGAAAGCGGTAAAAGCAAAGAAGGTAGCGCCCAAGAAGCCCGCCGCCAAGAAGGCAGCGGTGAAGAAACCCGCAGCCGCCAAGAAATCCCCGAAGAAGGCAAAGAAACCTGCCGCGGCCAAGAAGCCCAAGAGCCCCAAGAAGGCCGCCAAAAGCCCCAAGAAGGCGGCCAAAAAGCCCGCTACTCCCAAGAAGGCCGCAGCTAAGAAGGCTGCTAAGCCCAAGACGGTCAAGCCGAAGGCGGCCAAGCCAAAGAAGGCAGCCGCCAAGAAGAAGTAG
- the LOC130110301 gene encoding histone H2A-like, giving the protein MSGRGKTGGKARAKAKTRSSRAGLQFPVGRVHRLLRKGNYAERVGAGAPVYLAAVLEYLTAEILELAGNAARDNKKTRIIPRHLQLAVRNDEELNKLLGGVTIAQGGVLPNIQAVLLPKKTDKTAKK; this is encoded by the coding sequence ATGAGCGGAAGAGGAAAGACCGGTGGAAAGGCGAGGGCAAAGGCAAAGACCCGTTCCTCCCGTGCCGGGCTCCAGTTCCCTGTGGGCCGTGTTCATAGACTCCTCCGCAAGGGCAACTATGCGGAGCGTGTCGGTGCCGGGGCCCCGGTCTATCTGGCGGCTGTGCTGGAGTATCTGACCGCTGAGATTTTGGAGCTGGCTGGAAACGCGGCCCGGGACAACAAGAAGACCCGCATCATCCCCCGTCACCTCCAGCTGGCCGTCCGCAACGACGAGGAGCTCAACAAGCTGCTGGGCGGAGTGACCATCGCTCAGGGCGGCGTGCTGCCCAACATCCAGGCTGTTCTCTTGCCCAAGAAGACCGACAAGACCGCCAAGAAGTAG
- the LOC130110300 gene encoding histone H3, whose amino-acid sequence MARTKQTARKSTGGKAPRKQLATKAARKSAPATGGVKKPHRYRPGTVALREIRRYQKSTELLIRKLPFQRLVREIAQDFKTDLRFQSSAVMALQEASEAYLVGLFEDTNLCAIHAKRVTIMPKDIQLARRIRGERA is encoded by the coding sequence ATGGCTAGAACAAAGCAGACCGCCCGTAAGTCCACCGGTGGCAAAGCGCCCAGGAAGCAGCTCGCTACCAAGGCCGCCCGTAAAAGCGCCCCGGCCACCGGCGGTGTGAAGAAGCCTCACCGCTACAGGCCCGGTACCGTCGCTCTCCGAGAGATCCGTCGCTACCAGAAATCCACCGAACTGCTGATACGTAAGCTGCCCTTCCAGCGTCTGGTGAGAGAAATTGCGCAGGATTTCAAGACTGACCTGCGCTTCCAGAGCTCCGCTGTCATGGCCCTTCAGGAGGCCAGCGAGGCTTACCTGGTCGGTCTGTTTGAGGACACCAACCTGTGCGCCATACACGCCAAGAGAGTCACCATCATGCCCAAGGACATCCAGTTGGCTCGCCGCATCCGCGGAGAGCGCGCTTAA